The Lolium rigidum isolate FL_2022 unplaced genomic scaffold, APGP_CSIRO_Lrig_0.1 contig_27167_1, whole genome shotgun sequence genome has a segment encoding these proteins:
- the LOC124680747 gene encoding mitogen-activated protein kinase kinase 3, which yields MAGLEELRKKLQPLLFNNAADKDGVSTRAPFPEDTCDSYVVSDGGTINLLSRSFGEYNINEHGFHKRSSGPDESIEGEKAYRCASEDMHIFGPIGNGASSVVQRAIFIPVHRILALKKINVFEKEKRQQILNEMRTLCEACCYPGLVEFQGAFYMPDSGQISIALEYMDGGSLADVIRVKKSIPEPVLAHMLKKVLLGLKYLHEVRHLVHRDIKPANMLVNLKGDAKITDFGVSAGLDNTMAMCATFVGTVTYMSPERIRNENYSYAADIWSLGLTILECATGKFPYNVNAGAATLMLQILDDPSPTPSEDVYTPEFCSFINDCLQKDADARPTCEQLLSHPFIKRYEEAGVDLAAYVKGVVNPTERLKQIAEMLAVHYYLLFNGSDGPWNHMKTFYMEESTFSYKGTAYVGQSDIFGKLSTIRRKLKGDRPREKIVHVVEKLHCRANGETEIDIRVSGSFITGNQFLVFGEGLQAEGMPRLDELAIDIPSKRVGTFREAFTMRPGSSMGCYYIAKQDLYIIPS from the exons ATGGCGGGGCTGGAGGAGCTGAGGAAGAAGCTGCAACCGTTGCTGTTCAACAACGCGGCGGACAAGGACGGGGTCAGCACCAGGGCCCCCTTCCCGGAGGACACCTGCGACTCCTATGTG GTATCTGATGGTGGAACGATAAATTTGCTGAGTAGATCGTTTGGTGAGTATAACATCAATGAGCATGGCTTTCATAAGCGAAGCAGCGGGCCCGATGAGTCGATTGAGGGTGAGAAGGCGTACCGCTGTGCCTCAGAAGATATGCACATATTTGGTCCCATTGGGAATGGCGCCAGCAGTGTTGTGCAGAGAGCTATTTTCATACCTGTCCATCGGATTCTGGCCTTGAAGAAGATAAACGTATTCGAGAAG GAGAAAAGGCAACAAATTCTTAATGAGATGAGAACATTATGTGAAGCATGCTGCTATCCTGGTTTAGTTGAATTCCAGGGTGCATTTTACATGCCGGATTCTGGACAAATAAGCATTGCCCTTGAATACATGGATGGTGGCTCTCTAGCAGACGTTATAAGAGTAAAGAAATCAATACCCGAGCCAGTTCTTGCACATATGCTAAAGAAAGTACTACTT GGCCTGAAGTACTTGCATGAAGTAAGACATCTAGTTCATAGAGATATTAAGCCAGCAAATATGCTGGTAAATCTCAAGGGTGATGCAAAAATTACAGACTTTGGTGTAAGTGCCGGTTTGGACAATACAATggctatg TGTGCTACCTTTGTAGGCACCGTGACATATATGTCACCTGAGAGAATTCGAAATGAGAACTACTCTTATGCTGCTGATATTTGGAGTCTTGGACTAACGATATTGGAGTGTGCTACTGGTAAATTTCCATACAATGTCAATGCAGGCGCAGCCACTTTAATGCTGCAG ATCCTTGATGATCCATCACCAACACCATCAGAGGATGTCTATACACCAGAGTTTTGTTCCTTCATCAATGATTGCTTGCAGAAAGATGCTGATGCCAGGCCTACATGTGAGCAG CTTTTATCACATCCATTTATCAAGAGGTACGAGGAAGCTGGTGTTGATTTAGCAGCATACGTCAAGGGTGTTGTTAATCCAACAGAAAGATTAAAGCAAATAGCAGAG ATGCTTGCTGTTCACTATTACCTCCTGTTTAATGGCTCAGATGGGCCTTGGAATCATATGAAGACATTCTACatggaagaatcaactttcag TTATAAAGGCACCGCATATGTTGGACAAAGCGACATATTTGGCAAATTATCAACTATACGGAGGAAGTTGAAAGGCGACCGGCCTCGCGAAAAAATCGTCCATGTCGTCGAGAAGCTCCATTGTCGTGCGAACGGGGAGACAGAGATCGATATCCGTGTGTCTGGGTCATTCATTACGGGCAACCAATTTCTAGTATTTGGTGAAGGGTTGCAAGCCGAAGGGATGCCCAGATTGGACGAGCTCGCGATTGACATCCCAAGCAAGCGGGTAGGTACATTTCGAGAGGCGTTCACCATGCGGCCAGGGAGTTCCATGGGGTGCTATTACATTGCGAAGCAAGATCTCTACATCATCCCATCGTGA
- the LOC124680748 gene encoding serine/threonine-protein phosphatase PP1 isozyme 2-like: MNRTALDDVIRRLLEARRPRQGKQAQQVQLTEGEIRQLCAASKDVFMRQPNLLELDAPIKIAGDIHGQYPDLLRLFDLCGYPPRHSYLFMGDYVDRGKQSIETICLLLAYKIRYPEHLFLLRGNHECASINRVYGFYDECKRRYSVRLWRNFSDCFTCLPAAAVVDARILCMHGGLSPDLRHLQDIARLPRPVDVPDSGLLCDLLWSDPSSSGHGGWGPNDRGVSYTFGADVVEAFVERHDLDLVCRAHQVVEDGYEFFSGRRMVTVFSAPNYCGEFDNAGAVMCVDDDLTCSFQILKPTDTKNRRFSFGFGSSTTAPSNNRGIRSPWC; encoded by the exons ATGAACCGCACGGCCCTGgacgacgtgatccggcgtctcCTTGAGGCACGGCGGCCGCGTCAAGGGAAGCAAGCGCAGCAGGTGCAGCTCACGGAGGGGGAGATCCGGCAGCTCTGCGCCGCCTCCAAGGACGTCTTCATGCGCCAGCCCAACCTCCTGGAGCTCGATGCCCCCATCAAGATCGCCG GTGACATCCATGGGCAGTACCCCGACCTGCTCCGCCTCTTCGACCTCTGCGGCTACCCGCCGCGGCACAGCTACCTGTTCATGGGCGACTACGTGGATCGCGGCAAGCAGAGCATCGAGACAATCTGCCTCCTGCTCGCCTACAAGATCCGGTACCCGGAGCACTTGTTCCTCCTCCGGGGCAACCACGAGTGCGCCTCCATCAACCGCGTCTACGGCTTCTACGACGAGTGCAAGCGCCGCTACTCCGTCCGCCTCTGGCGCAACTTCTCCGACTGCTTCAcctgcctccccgccgccgccgtcgtcgacgcGCGCATCCTCTGCATGCACGGCGGCCTCTCCCCGGACCTCCGCCACCTCCAGGACATCGCCCGCCTGCCCAGGCCCGTGGACGTGCCCGACTCCGGCCTCCTGTGCGACCTGCTCTGGTCCGATCCTTCCTCCTCCGGCCACGGTGGGTGGGGGCCCAACGACCGGGGCGTGTCCTACACCTTCGGGGCGGACGTGGTCGAGGCGTTCGTGGAGAGGCACGACCTGGACCTCGTGTGCCGGGCGCACCAGGTGGTGGAGGATGGCTACGAGTTCTTCTCCGGGAGGAGGATGGTCACCGTCTTCTCCGCGCCCAACTACTGCGGCGAGTTCGACAACGCCGGCGCCGTCATGTGCGTCGACGACGACCTCACATGCTCCTTTCAGATACTCAAGCCCACGGATACCAAGAACCGCCGCTTCTCCTTCGGCTTCGGATCATCAACAACCGCCCCCTCCAATAACCGAGGGATCCGATCACCGTGGTGCTAA